From a region of the Aeoliella mucimassa genome:
- a CDS encoding PAS domain-containing protein: MNPCGDRRLGSEDTRTVMQMLTARLEAIDRSQGRIEFTPDGIIIDVNDNYLDAMGYHRDEVLGRHHRCFVESAYRESDAYAEFWQSLREGEYQRGEFVRLTKDGYRRWIQANYNPIFDNDGQVWRIVKYAIDITAQKQAEQIAARAAVALDAQLTAIDRSHGRIEFNPDGVIIDVNDNYLHTMGYLRHEVLGQLHSIFVSQDESDSDQYEQFWQKLRSGQYQAGEFERYGKHGERKWIQGTYNPVKGESGEVEKIVKYATDITAEKQLLAAFAERQRLESLGGLAEGVAHEIGSPLQIALSCLEYMNQAHRRVQISRKAKQQLQVTNVVGREHSDGHRDAVCVVEAESLDIEGMLSAGEDALEAVRSIDKIVWAMKSATGDNSANTCDVKLKEVINDALTLTRSKWKEVSSPKVEVSSDAQYVCASRSHLFRVVSQMICASAESLKQVGTSSPDEGIIEVHTRQLEDNTIEIMVADNGLSADDRSRGSATYESIAEVDADSEQLAVLDEIALTSLGAEWSINDNPTGGAIAILAIPNEAG; the protein is encoded by the coding sequence ATGAATCCATGTGGTGATCGGCGACTCGGCTCGGAAGACACTCGCACGGTGATGCAAATGCTCACTGCTCGCCTCGAGGCAATTGATCGTTCGCAAGGACGAATCGAATTCACACCAGATGGAATCATTATCGATGTAAATGACAACTATTTGGATGCCATGGGGTACCATCGCGATGAAGTGCTCGGTCGGCATCACCGGTGTTTTGTCGAATCGGCCTATCGTGAGTCTGATGCGTATGCAGAGTTTTGGCAATCTCTTCGAGAAGGGGAGTATCAGCGTGGTGAGTTCGTGCGACTCACGAAAGATGGCTACCGACGATGGATACAAGCCAACTACAACCCAATCTTCGATAATGATGGTCAAGTGTGGCGGATTGTTAAGTACGCCATCGATATTACAGCCCAAAAGCAGGCGGAGCAGATCGCTGCCCGCGCTGCGGTGGCCCTAGATGCTCAATTAACGGCAATTGATCGCTCACATGGTCGAATCGAGTTCAATCCTGACGGGGTGATTATCGATGTGAACGACAATTACTTGCATACAATGGGGTATTTAAGGCACGAGGTGCTCGGGCAGCTTCATAGTATCTTTGTCTCACAAGACGAAAGTGACAGTGATCAATACGAACAGTTCTGGCAGAAGCTCCGCAGTGGGCAATATCAGGCCGGGGAGTTTGAGCGATATGGCAAGCATGGTGAACGCAAGTGGATTCAAGGTACTTACAACCCAGTGAAGGGTGAAAGTGGTGAGGTCGAGAAGATTGTGAAGTACGCGACCGATATCACCGCTGAGAAACAACTGCTGGCTGCTTTTGCGGAACGACAAAGGCTTGAATCTCTCGGGGGACTCGCCGAAGGGGTAGCCCATGAGATCGGCTCACCACTTCAGATTGCTCTCTCATGCTTGGAATATATGAACCAGGCGCATCGGCGGGTGCAGATTAGCCGCAAAGCCAAACAGCAGTTGCAGGTAACGAATGTCGTTGGACGTGAACATTCAGATGGCCATCGGGATGCGGTATGCGTGGTAGAAGCAGAGTCACTAGATATCGAAGGGATGCTCAGCGCCGGCGAGGATGCCTTAGAGGCGGTGCGATCCATCGACAAGATCGTGTGGGCGATGAAATCAGCCACCGGTGATAATTCTGCGAATACCTGTGATGTCAAACTGAAAGAGGTGATTAACGATGCGCTGACACTCACTCGCTCGAAATGGAAGGAAGTCTCGAGTCCGAAGGTAGAAGTATCGAGTGACGCTCAGTACGTGTGCGCAAGTCGTTCTCACCTCTTTCGTGTGGTATCGCAAATGATATGTGCATCCGCGGAGTCGCTCAAGCAAGTAGGGACTTCAAGCCCCGACGAAGGAATTATTGAGGTTCATACACGTCAATTGGAAGACAATACGATCGAAATCATGGTGGCGGATAATGGTCTATCGGCCGACGACCGCAGTCGAGGAAGTGCAACTTACGAGTCCATAGCGGAAGTCGATGCCGATTCGGAGCAGTTGGCGGTTCTCGACGAGATTGCGCTGACCTCTCTAGGAGCCGAATGGTCTATCAATGACAATCCAACAGGCGGAGCTATTGCAATACTGGCGATTCCTAACGAAGCTGGTTAA
- a CDS encoding IS630 family transposase, translating into MPKLNDEFCERMEDVLEQYEKPLDPNEPVVCLDEQPYQRVDDARPPEPAAPGKIAKQDYEYRRCGTCSVFVAVEPKAGKRFVQAKRHRKRADFARFVRDLLKRYPDAERVHLVMDNLNTHNEKSLIETFGEEAARPMLERIVWHFTPKHASWLNMAEIEISAIQRQCLGRRLASLDKVQSELSHCSRDRNRKKIKINWTFHRKDAKRVFPELYRK; encoded by the coding sequence GTGCCCAAGCTGAACGACGAGTTCTGTGAGCGGATGGAGGACGTCCTCGAGCAGTACGAGAAGCCGCTCGACCCGAACGAGCCGGTCGTCTGCCTCGACGAGCAGCCCTATCAGAGGGTCGACGACGCGCGGCCGCCCGAGCCCGCGGCACCCGGCAAGATCGCGAAGCAGGACTACGAGTACCGCCGCTGCGGAACCTGCAGCGTGTTCGTGGCGGTCGAGCCGAAGGCGGGCAAGCGATTCGTTCAGGCCAAGCGTCACCGCAAGCGAGCCGACTTCGCCCGGTTCGTCCGCGACCTCTTGAAGCGCTATCCCGACGCAGAGCGGGTTCATCTGGTGATGGACAACCTCAACACGCACAACGAGAAGTCGTTGATCGAAACCTTTGGCGAGGAGGCGGCTCGGCCAATGCTGGAGCGGATTGTGTGGCATTTTACCCCCAAGCATGCCAGTTGGCTCAACATGGCCGAGATCGAAATCTCGGCCATACAGCGACAATGCCTGGGACGTCGGTTGGCTTCGCTCGACAAGGTTCAAAGCGAACTCTCCCACTGTTCACGCGACCGCAATCGGAAGAAAATCAAAATCAATTGGACCTTCCATCGAAAAGACGCCAAACGCGTCTTCCCTGAACTCTATAGGAAATGA
- a CDS encoding efflux RND transporter permease subunit — translation MLNAIIRFSLHNRVLVAAMALFLMGYGAWQASRLTIDVFPNLNRPRVVVMTEAPGMAPEEVETLVTFPIETVLNGATGVQAVRTASGIGLSVIYVEFDWGTDIYNDRQIVTERLALANDRLPPNVKPQLMPISSIMGQIMVVGLTADGETSPLELRTLADWTVRQRLLTIPGVSQVIVMGGDRKQFQVLVDPDRMLRFGVTLQEVKQSLEQSNQNTAGGYLDEQGPNEFLVRSLGRVKTVDQIGGIVVKQREKQSITLSQVADVVEGAQVKRGDSAAFHRDDQGQMTGGPAVVLTILKQPQADTRDVTNRVTAALQDMQASLPSDVQVLPELYQQKEFIDLAIDNVFEALRDGGALVVVILFLFLLNVRTTLITLTAIPLSIAITAIVFAAFGLSVNTMTLGGLAVAIGELVDDAIVDVENIFRRLRENRSAASPRHPLVVVFQASVEIRNSIVYGTLIVVLVFVPLFALTGMEGQLFRPMGVSYIVSLVSSLLVSLTVTPVLSYWLLGNHETDSEEKDGPLLRGLKLLAGGVIRTSLSLAWPLLALALVGVAIAGWGMLQRESDFLPPFNEGAVQVNVLLPPGTSLSTSNEIAERVQERLAEMDDLVAVVRKTGRAELDEHAEGVNVTEFVATVDPNSEHSRDEVIDEISDVLEEFPGIVTAVEQPLAHLISHMLSGVKAQVAIKLYGDDLDELRRQAEGIRGAIANVPGIRDLQVEQQVIIPQLRIEADGEKLKMFGLRRADVNEFVETAMQGEVVSQVLDGQQTFDLLVRLGENTREDIESLRRLRIELPQGGTVKLEDIARIYKAAGPNTINREQVRRRIVVQCNVSDRGLVDVVNDIQNKLKPIVAELPTGYFIEYGGQFESQKSASRMIAILFGVSLVAMFLVLYKLFHSANLALQVMVALPMAFIGSVASLYLTGQTLTIASMVGFISLCGIASRNGILLINHYLHLVRYEGESWTPEMVVRAGKDRLAPVLMTALTSGIGLIPLALSAGEPGKEILYPVATVIIGGLISSTLLEFLVRPALFWKLGQTAAQRVIEASSAQVELIAEDEHE, via the coding sequence GTGCTCAATGCCATTATTCGTTTTTCGTTACACAATCGTGTGCTAGTCGCTGCGATGGCCCTGTTCCTCATGGGCTATGGAGCGTGGCAGGCATCGCGATTGACTATCGACGTCTTCCCGAATCTCAACCGCCCACGGGTGGTGGTCATGACCGAAGCCCCCGGTATGGCCCCAGAGGAAGTGGAGACGCTAGTCACCTTCCCCATTGAGACCGTGTTGAACGGGGCTACCGGCGTTCAGGCAGTACGCACCGCGTCGGGCATCGGTCTCTCGGTTATCTACGTCGAGTTCGATTGGGGAACCGACATCTACAACGACCGCCAAATTGTCACCGAGCGACTCGCGCTGGCGAACGATCGGCTACCGCCGAACGTGAAACCACAGCTGATGCCGATCTCGTCGATCATGGGGCAAATCATGGTCGTTGGATTGACTGCAGACGGAGAGACAAGCCCGCTTGAATTGCGTACGCTTGCTGACTGGACAGTCCGGCAACGTTTGCTGACGATTCCCGGGGTCTCGCAAGTGATTGTGATGGGGGGAGACCGCAAGCAGTTTCAGGTGCTTGTGGATCCGGATCGCATGCTTCGATTCGGAGTAACGTTGCAGGAAGTGAAACAATCGCTTGAGCAAAGCAATCAGAATACCGCTGGTGGATACCTGGACGAGCAGGGGCCCAACGAGTTTCTCGTGCGTTCTTTAGGGCGTGTGAAAACGGTCGACCAGATCGGTGGCATCGTTGTCAAGCAACGTGAGAAGCAATCGATCACCCTTTCGCAGGTAGCCGATGTGGTAGAAGGGGCGCAGGTAAAGCGGGGGGATAGTGCGGCATTTCATCGTGACGACCAAGGGCAAATGACCGGCGGCCCGGCCGTAGTGCTCACGATTCTAAAGCAACCACAGGCCGATACTCGGGACGTGACGAATCGAGTGACTGCCGCGCTGCAAGACATGCAAGCGTCGCTGCCGAGCGATGTGCAGGTCCTGCCCGAACTCTATCAGCAGAAAGAGTTTATCGATTTGGCGATCGATAACGTGTTTGAAGCCCTCCGCGACGGTGGAGCCCTCGTAGTTGTCATTCTCTTTCTTTTTCTACTAAATGTACGTACGACTCTCATTACGCTCACGGCTATTCCACTGTCGATTGCGATCACGGCGATCGTGTTTGCCGCCTTTGGGCTTTCGGTGAACACGATGACTCTAGGTGGCCTAGCCGTTGCGATTGGAGAACTTGTCGACGACGCGATTGTCGATGTCGAGAATATTTTCCGACGTCTGCGAGAGAATCGATCGGCCGCTTCACCGAGGCATCCGCTCGTCGTGGTGTTTCAAGCAAGTGTTGAGATTCGCAATTCGATTGTGTATGGAACCTTAATCGTCGTGCTGGTTTTCGTGCCGTTGTTCGCACTGACTGGTATGGAAGGCCAGTTGTTCAGGCCGATGGGAGTATCGTATATCGTCTCGCTTGTCTCCTCACTACTAGTGTCCCTCACGGTCACTCCGGTGCTGAGCTATTGGCTGCTCGGAAATCATGAAACCGATTCAGAAGAGAAAGACGGGCCCTTGTTGCGAGGGTTGAAGTTACTCGCAGGGGGAGTGATTCGCACCAGCCTGAGCCTCGCCTGGCCGCTACTTGCTTTGGCGTTAGTGGGGGTAGCGATCGCGGGGTGGGGGATGCTGCAAAGGGAAAGCGATTTTCTACCCCCATTCAATGAGGGAGCGGTTCAGGTGAATGTGTTGCTTCCTCCAGGCACTTCGCTCTCTACTTCGAACGAGATTGCAGAGCGGGTGCAAGAGCGACTGGCAGAAATGGACGACCTGGTCGCCGTCGTTCGGAAGACTGGGCGAGCAGAGTTGGATGAGCATGCCGAGGGCGTGAATGTTACGGAGTTTGTGGCCACGGTCGATCCGAACTCGGAGCATAGTCGCGATGAAGTGATTGATGAGATTAGTGACGTGTTAGAAGAGTTTCCCGGTATCGTCACTGCTGTAGAACAACCACTCGCCCATTTGATCTCTCACATGCTCTCGGGTGTAAAGGCTCAAGTGGCTATAAAGCTCTACGGCGACGATCTCGATGAACTGCGGAGACAAGCAGAAGGGATTCGGGGAGCAATTGCCAATGTGCCGGGCATACGTGACTTGCAGGTCGAACAACAAGTGATCATTCCCCAGCTTCGTATCGAAGCCGATGGGGAGAAGCTGAAAATGTTCGGGCTGCGCAGAGCAGATGTGAACGAGTTTGTGGAAACGGCCATGCAAGGCGAGGTGGTCTCCCAGGTGTTAGACGGACAGCAAACGTTTGATCTGCTGGTTCGATTGGGGGAAAACACGCGCGAAGATATCGAATCGCTTCGACGCCTGCGGATTGAGTTGCCTCAGGGAGGAACCGTGAAATTGGAGGATATTGCGCGTATCTACAAGGCGGCTGGCCCGAACACTATCAATCGCGAGCAAGTCCGTCGCCGGATCGTCGTGCAGTGCAACGTCTCGGATCGGGGGCTGGTGGATGTAGTCAACGATATTCAAAACAAATTGAAGCCTATCGTTGCCGAATTGCCAACAGGGTACTTTATTGAATATGGCGGCCAATTCGAGAGTCAGAAATCGGCTTCCCGGATGATCGCTATTCTATTTGGCGTGTCGTTGGTTGCGATGTTCCTGGTACTCTACAAGTTATTCCACTCAGCCAACCTTGCCTTGCAAGTGATGGTCGCATTGCCGATGGCCTTCATTGGAAGCGTTGCGTCGCTCTATCTCACCGGGCAAACGCTTACCATCGCTAGCATGGTGGGGTTCATCTCACTGTGTGGAATCGCTTCGCGAAATGGCATATTGCTCATCAACCACTACTTGCACCTAGTGCGCTATGAGGGAGAGTCGTGGACACCAGAAATGGTGGTTCGAGCGGGCAAGGATCGACTTGCTCCGGTGCTTATGACCGCACTCACTTCAGGCATTGGACTCATTCCTCTTGCCTTATCGGCTGGCGAACCAGGGAAAGAGATTCTCTACCCGGTTGCTACGGTGATCATCGGGGGACTGATCTCTAGTACTTTGCTGGAGTTTTTGGTGAGGCCAGCCTTGTTTTGGAAACTCGGCCAAACAGCTGCACAGCGAGTCATCGAAGCAAGTTCGGCTCAGGTGGAACTGATAGCGGAAGATGAACACGAGTAG
- a CDS encoding IS481 family transposase, with protein sequence MSNDQKIIKNKLGLLKLAERLGNVSEACKVFGYSRDSFYRFKELYDNGGEEALKEISRKKPVVKNRVAAEVEEAVVEMAFEQPAYGQVRVSNELKKRGILISSGGVRSVWLRHELETFKKRLKALEAKVAQDGIILTESQVVALEKAKLEKEAHGEIETEHPGYLVAQDTFYVGTIKGVGRIYQQTVIDTYSRVAFAKLYDRKNALVAADMLNDQVIPFFEAEDVPVLRMLTDRGTEYCGSREHHEYQLYLAIENIDHSKTRAKRPQSNGICERFHKTMLQEFYQVAFRKKMFSSIEELQTDLDQWMKSYNHERPHSGRYCYGKTPMETFEDAKSIVNEKRLDKNLQLVAN encoded by the coding sequence ATGAGTAACGATCAGAAAATCATCAAGAACAAGCTGGGCCTGCTGAAACTCGCTGAGCGGCTGGGCAACGTCTCCGAAGCGTGTAAAGTGTTTGGCTACTCGCGAGATAGCTTCTATCGCTTCAAAGAGTTGTACGACAACGGCGGTGAGGAGGCCCTCAAGGAGATCTCGCGGAAGAAGCCCGTCGTCAAGAATCGTGTGGCCGCGGAGGTCGAAGAAGCGGTGGTCGAAATGGCCTTCGAACAACCGGCCTATGGCCAGGTCCGTGTGAGCAACGAACTGAAGAAACGGGGCATCCTGATCTCGTCAGGTGGTGTCCGTAGCGTCTGGTTGCGGCATGAGCTGGAGACGTTCAAGAAGCGGCTGAAGGCTCTGGAGGCCAAAGTGGCTCAAGATGGTATTATCCTTACCGAATCCCAGGTCGTGGCCCTGGAGAAAGCGAAGCTGGAGAAGGAAGCTCATGGTGAAATCGAAACCGAGCATCCCGGTTACCTGGTGGCGCAGGACACGTTCTACGTCGGCACCATCAAGGGCGTCGGGCGAATCTATCAGCAGACGGTGATCGACACCTACTCGCGAGTTGCGTTTGCCAAGCTGTACGATCGCAAGAATGCGTTGGTCGCGGCCGATATGTTAAACGATCAGGTGATTCCATTCTTCGAAGCAGAGGACGTGCCGGTACTGCGCATGCTCACCGATCGTGGCACCGAGTACTGTGGCAGCCGTGAACATCACGAGTACCAACTGTACCTGGCGATCGAGAACATCGATCACTCGAAGACCAGGGCCAAGCGGCCACAATCCAACGGCATCTGTGAACGATTCCACAAAACCATGCTGCAGGAGTTTTACCAGGTCGCATTCCGCAAGAAGATGTTCAGCTCGATCGAGGAGCTGCAAACAGATCTTGACCAGTGGATGAAGAGCTATAACCACGAGCGACCGCACAGCGGTCGCTACTGTTACGGCAAAACGCCAATGGAAACCTTCGAAGATGCCAAATCGATCGTCAACGAAAAGCGACTGGACAAGAACTTGCAACTGGTCGCTAACTAG
- a CDS encoding DUF502 domain-containing protein — protein sequence MKSKIIQSVGFLKTTAIGGLLFLLPLAVIGALLGYVYNAVLVVYTPLREYLPVSSTLGVLLLFLIAIAIVLFLCFVCGLAARRAIARQFTQTIEKQLVTVYPKYAIYKDILTGNISDGTIGPSLQPVTVRLDDMIRIGYEAGRTSQDLVIVYLPGSPDPWIGSVAIVESHRVEPLDVDFGETSAICERLGRESVHLLNSLQPSGQTKPPVAEQKESND from the coding sequence ATGAAATCAAAGATCATCCAAAGCGTTGGTTTTCTCAAAACAACTGCCATCGGTGGATTGCTCTTCTTGTTACCGTTGGCCGTGATCGGAGCTTTGCTCGGGTACGTGTATAATGCGGTATTAGTCGTTTATACCCCGCTGCGCGAGTATTTGCCGGTTAGCAGCACGCTAGGGGTGTTGCTCTTGTTTCTTATCGCTATAGCGATCGTATTGTTCCTCTGTTTCGTTTGTGGATTAGCGGCTCGGCGAGCAATTGCTCGGCAGTTTACGCAGACTATCGAGAAGCAACTGGTAACGGTCTATCCAAAATACGCGATCTACAAAGACATTCTTACTGGCAATATCAGCGATGGAACGATCGGCCCTTCGTTGCAACCTGTTACCGTGCGGCTCGACGATATGATACGCATTGGCTACGAAGCGGGACGGACGAGCCAAGACCTCGTGATTGTGTACCTGCCTGGTTCTCCCGATCCGTGGATTGGCTCAGTGGCGATTGTCGAGTCGCATCGAGTCGAACCGTTAGATGTTGACTTTGGCGAAACCTCAGCGATTTGTGAACGCTTGGGTAGAGAGTCAGTGCATCTGCTCAATAGTCTTCAGCCAAGTGGCCAAACGAAACCACCAGTTGCGGAACAGAAAGAATCTAACGACTAG
- a CDS encoding efflux RND transporter periplasmic adaptor subunit, whose product MALVAIVGVGALARDKWLPLVRSATDQVGEQDPHAGHDHEESSVGGTIKLTERGLKNIGFEPFVVEPTDYVRELNLPASVVERPGRSQVHITAPLTGIVQKVFISPGEAVDTNQPLFQVRLTHEELVAAQREFLETQAKLSVVQRELARLQELGDGVVAGKRILEQQYEQDRLQVTLDAARQAMLLHGLNEEQVGEVQRSGRMFREITIRAPKHADEHQPTEHEETPHWFTVQSLGVALGEHVDMGRELALLSDHCELLIEALAFEDDAAAIRRAAESELPVNARQLDRESEDSQLTGLRIQYVAGQIDPVSRAFKIYVQLPNRIALDKTSPQGTRYLEWVFKPGQRMELSIPIESWQKQIVVPATAVIDEGAEAYVYRENGNQFQQVPVHVRYRDQRAVVLANDGAVFKGDVIAGKGAYMMHLAIKNKSGGAIDPHAGHNH is encoded by the coding sequence GTGGCTCTTGTTGCCATCGTCGGTGTCGGAGCCCTCGCTCGCGACAAGTGGCTGCCGCTTGTTCGTAGCGCGACAGATCAGGTCGGCGAGCAAGATCCCCACGCCGGTCACGACCACGAGGAGTCATCGGTTGGGGGAACCATCAAGTTGACCGAACGGGGCCTCAAGAATATCGGTTTTGAGCCGTTTGTGGTCGAGCCAACCGATTACGTGCGGGAACTCAACCTGCCGGCCAGTGTCGTCGAGCGTCCCGGCAGATCGCAGGTTCACATCACAGCTCCGTTAACCGGAATCGTGCAGAAGGTGTTTATTTCGCCGGGCGAAGCAGTGGATACCAACCAGCCATTGTTTCAAGTGCGACTCACCCACGAAGAGTTGGTCGCCGCGCAACGAGAGTTTCTGGAGACGCAAGCCAAGCTAAGCGTAGTGCAACGCGAGCTTGCTAGACTTCAAGAGTTAGGCGATGGGGTAGTCGCCGGCAAACGCATTCTGGAGCAGCAGTATGAGCAGGATCGTCTGCAGGTAACGCTCGATGCAGCCCGCCAGGCCATGCTGCTCCATGGTTTGAACGAAGAGCAAGTGGGCGAGGTCCAGCGTTCGGGACGCATGTTTCGCGAGATCACGATCCGTGCACCCAAGCATGCGGATGAGCATCAACCGACGGAGCACGAAGAAACCCCACACTGGTTTACCGTACAAAGCCTGGGAGTTGCTTTGGGGGAGCATGTGGATATGGGGCGGGAGCTAGCATTGCTCTCGGACCATTGTGAGTTATTGATCGAAGCATTGGCATTCGAGGACGATGCAGCGGCGATTCGTCGTGCTGCAGAGTCAGAACTGCCTGTCAACGCTCGACAGCTTGATCGCGAGTCGGAAGACTCGCAGCTCACGGGGTTACGCATTCAATACGTCGCTGGCCAGATTGATCCGGTGTCGCGGGCGTTCAAAATCTACGTGCAACTTCCGAATCGTATTGCGCTGGACAAGACGAGTCCGCAAGGCACGCGGTACCTCGAATGGGTGTTTAAGCCTGGCCAACGCATGGAACTCAGCATCCCCATCGAGTCGTGGCAGAAGCAGATCGTGGTTCCGGCAACCGCAGTCATCGATGAAGGAGCCGAAGCCTACGTGTATCGTGAAAATGGCAACCAGTTCCAACAAGTGCCAGTGCACGTTCGCTATCGCGATCAACGCGCGGTGGTACTTGCCAACGACGGAGCGGTTTTTAAGGGCGACGTTATTGCCGGAAAAGGTGCTTACATGATGCATCTGGCAATCAAGAACAAGTCGGGCGGAGCTATCGACCCCCACGCTGGCCATAACCATTGA
- a CDS encoding sensor histidine kinase: MFNKAFANAEIPSALSDASSAVSKIIEIVHAMKAMTHAGKVEHEPVDVNSLIQDASVIARNSWKYVASLEMNLDEHLPYPYGDRAELSQIILNLLVNASDAIEERYDGQPGVGVIEVNTYSSDDVVYIEVSDNGIGIPEELQQRVFDPFFTTKDVGKGTGQGLAFVYQSVLRHHGDVQVESTPGVGTVFRVCLPIAENGVLPQVSDSVPSTSSRKSFPIEFREDAFGVFSMEGPIDFDFLPIAVA, translated from the coding sequence TTGTTCAACAAGGCCTTTGCGAATGCAGAGATTCCATCTGCCTTGAGCGATGCGTCATCCGCTGTTAGCAAGATCATCGAGATTGTTCATGCGATGAAAGCGATGACCCATGCTGGGAAAGTGGAGCATGAGCCGGTCGACGTGAATTCCCTCATCCAAGATGCCTCAGTCATTGCCAGAAACAGTTGGAAATACGTAGCTTCATTGGAAATGAACCTGGATGAGCACCTGCCATACCCCTACGGAGATCGTGCGGAGCTAAGTCAGATCATTCTGAACTTGCTGGTCAACGCTTCGGATGCCATTGAAGAGCGTTACGATGGCCAGCCGGGTGTGGGGGTTATCGAAGTGAATACGTATAGCTCCGACGATGTGGTGTACATCGAAGTGTCAGACAATGGAATTGGTATACCAGAAGAACTTCAACAGCGGGTCTTCGATCCTTTCTTCACTACCAAGGACGTAGGAAAAGGTACCGGACAAGGCCTCGCTTTTGTTTACCAGTCGGTGCTTCGACACCATGGGGATGTTCAGGTGGAGTCGACTCCTGGTGTTGGTACAGTATTTCGAGTGTGCTTGCCAATCGCGGAGAATGGGGTGCTACCGCAGGTGTCAGATTCGGTGCCTAGTACGTCGTCCCGGAAGTCATTTCCTATAGAGTTCAGGGAAGACGCGTTTGGCGTCTTTTCGATGGAAGGTCCAATTGATTTTGATTTTCTTCCGATTGCGGTCGCGTGA
- a CDS encoding helix-turn-helix domain-containing protein: MKKHIVCLDHQARGGLEQLARSGARAAQVVRRCQILLKSDSGCTDEEIAEHVGCTTRNVRAVRKRFCEEGVQRAVYDAPRSGRPPEFTKRQQQQVIALACSEPPEGRARWTLELLCEHAVKEGFVDSLSVTEVSLWLKEHDLKPWRKKLGACPS, translated from the coding sequence ATGAAAAAGCACATTGTTTGCCTGGACCACCAGGCCCGTGGAGGTTTGGAGCAGCTAGCACGCTCAGGCGCCCGCGCGGCGCAAGTGGTGCGTCGCTGCCAGATATTATTGAAATCGGACTCGGGATGCACCGACGAAGAGATCGCCGAGCATGTGGGCTGCACGACGCGCAACGTCCGAGCCGTCCGAAAGCGGTTCTGCGAAGAGGGCGTCCAGCGGGCGGTGTACGATGCGCCTCGCTCGGGCCGCCCCCCAGAGTTCACCAAGCGGCAGCAGCAACAGGTAATCGCCCTGGCGTGCAGCGAGCCGCCCGAGGGACGGGCTCGCTGGACGCTGGAATTGTTGTGCGAGCACGCGGTGAAGGAAGGCTTCGTCGATTCGCTCAGCGTGACGGAGGTCTCGCTGTGGCTCAAGGAACACGACCTGAAGCCGTGGCGAAAAAAACTTGGTGCGTGCCCAAGCTGA